The following nucleotide sequence is from Halogeometricum borinquense DSM 11551.
CGACTCAGATGTGTCAGCCATCTCGGCCGACTCGGACCGGGCGTCGGATGACTGGGGCGACGACGCCGCTGCTCCCGCACCATCTCGGCCATCGTCGGACGGGCCAGTTTTGATGGCGGTCCCGCCGCCCCGGCGGTAGAACACCCACCCGCCACCAACGGCGACAACGACAAGGAGCAGACCCGCGCCGACGAACCACGTACTCGAGTTATCCGAATCCCCCGAGGCGGTCGTCCCGTCGCCTACTCCACCGGTGTTCGACGAGTCACCTGTCTCCGTCCCAGTTTGCGGTGAGAGTATAATCGACGGTTCACCCGGTCCAAAGTCGAGCGGGCCGTTCCAGACGACAGTGCGACTCCGTTCGTCGTCGGGTGATGGGGTTGCATCCTGTGCGGCGTACCCCTCTGGCCACGTCATCAGAAGCGACGTCTCCTCATCGAGGAACAGACCCGCGAGCGCATCACCAGCACGAATGCTGTCACCGTCTATCTCGGCGAAATTAGTCCAGACGAACCGGTAGGTGACGACGCCGTACTCCTGCGGAAGTCCTTGGCGCGAAACGGAGACGCTCACGTTCCGAACGTCCATCTCGCGCCCAGTGGCGTTCTCTGCCGTCTGTGCGGTGGCGTCCATCCGGTCGTGGAATTCTCCGGTGAACTGCGATTCGTTGTTCTCGATGTCTTGCCGAACGGACTCAAACGCCGCTGTCGCGTTTTCATCGCCGTCGAGGAGGACGCGATACTCGACCTCCCAGATAGCGGATCCGTTCTCTTGGATATCAATTCGGAGGGAGACGTCGTCGGGCGCAAGTTGCGTCCCAGCGACGGCCTGCGTCGATTGGGCGGTCGCAGGCGTGGCAGCGCCCAAAACGGTGGCAAAAATAATCACCGTAATGACACAGAGCGTTCGGGGTTCGAGACGACTCATTCGCCCCCATCCATGAAGCCCTCCAACAAACAACTTCCGAGTGAGACCAAATAGCGTCTGTTAGATGTCATTTTTATAGAGGGAGTTACGGTTCCGAACACCTTTAAGCGGCTCCTCCACGTACCCTCACTCCATGGACGGTCCCGACGTATTTTTCCTCGTCATAACGGCACTCATCTTCCTTCTCATTGCGCTTGGGTTAGTGCTCAGTCTCCTCTGAGTGAAGGCGGCAGAAAGCTTATAGCAAAAAAATGTCGTCTCTTAGACGCCATGCCCGAATGTCAGAACTGTGGTTCCTTCGTCACGACAGCGTACGCCCGGGTATTCGCCCCGGACGGCATGGATCACCCGCGTGTCTGTCCGAGCTGTGAGGATATGGTTCGAGACGGCGCAGAGGTGAGACAAGCACGCTCCCCTCGGAACACCTGAGAACGACGGTTCAGGCGATACGGTAGCGCTCGGCGTCCTGGTGTATGAGTCCCCGCTTACATAGGGCCCCCAGGATGCTGTACAAGGAGATCTTCTTCATCTCCAACCCCTCTTGGAGTTCAGTTATAGAGGATTCGCCCTGTACTGAGAGGTAAAGATAGACGAGTTTGGCGCTCGGCGAGTCGAGTTCTTCCGGAACGGCGACCGGCGCTGTCCCGGCAGACGGCGATTGAACAGTCCCTTGCATAGTCGTTATCGGCCTGACTACTTCGACGATAATAAAATCAACCCACGTCAATTGTCGAAATGGGAGCGAAGCGATTCGGCGGAGAGGAGGCACAACGCCGCTAAACCGACGAATCTTCAGGAACGTTCCCGTACGAAATGAGCCGGATCCGTTCGCCTTTTTTCGACTTCTGACGAGGGGCGGTTTCGACTGGGAGAGTGGAAGGGGCGGGAGTCGAACCACGCGAAGCCGTAAACCCGGGCGACCGCAGAGGGTCGCTGCCGGAAGTTTATTGCTCTACCACTGAGCCACCCTTCCGTTCCGGCATAGGGCTGTGACAGTTGACATCCTCCTCGTAAACGGGGAGGAATCCCGAGCGGTGGGTGTTTCAGGTTAGCAGTCCAATCACCGGACTACCACACCTTTCGGACATGGGTAGTCCCATAGCATCGGAGTGGTGGACTGCTGGCCATGCCAAGTGGCCGTTACCCCTCTCCTCGACCATATACGGCGTCCCGGCGTTGTTTTTGCCACGGGGACGCCGGCAGGCGTCAGCAGAGTCGGGGGTATCGTCTTGCCCGCTTTCAGCAGCCGGCACAGACACACTCTTCTAAATGTGCGTTCACCGACTGGTCTTTCGGATACTGCCTCGTTACGTGGGTGGACAGGCCACCTCCGAAGGACGGTTCGGAATCCGCTCCGTTCCGACCGATTCCTACCCATAAGTATGGTAGCCTGTCACTTAAACGCCAGTCTTCTGAAACTCAAGACGGTCATCGAATGGAGATGCTCTCCCAAATGACGGCGCGTATCCACGGCGTGAACGCCGTGGTATTGCGCCTGTTCAGCATATAAATACCCGTTGGGGCGCTACGTTCTCGCCAGCGAAAGCCACAACCAGACCACCGTCTGCGCGGCGACGAATACGACCATCGCGGCGACGGCAGGGAACGGGGATCTGACGCGAGTGTAGCGGACACCGCCCCAGACCGAGAGCGGGACTGCGAAGAGTCCGGCGCCGACGACCACCCACGGAACGATGCCGCCGACACCGAGGAGGACGAGTGTCGCGTAAGCGGCGAAGACACTCAGCCAATACGCCCGCCTGAGGCGGTGCGAATCCCACCGAACGGCCAGCGTCTCCTTTCCGACCGACGCATCGGGTTTTCGGTCCGCCCAGTGCGTCGTGAGAAGATTCGCAAACACGAGGACGGCGAACGGAACAAACACCAGCGTCGCCGTCACGGGCACCGACTCGGTGACGACAGTGAAGCCGTACGCCGGGAGCAACACGCCACCCAGAATCGTGTTCGTTGCTTCTCCGTATCCGTTCCAGACGAGTTCGAGCGGTGGCAACGAGTACTGGACGCCGACGATGCCGATAGTGAGGAGGATCAGAAACGCCGAGAGCGGCAGCACATGCGCGCCCAGTGCCACGACGGCCGCGAGGACGCCCACGATGCTTGAGAGGAGCATCGCCCGTCGCAGAAACAGTGGCGGGAGTCCTGTGCGGACGAGCGCACCGCTCCCGCCCGAAAACGGCGTCCGGTTCGCGCGGCTATCTGTCTCGTAGTCATCATATTCATTTGCGTAGTGGACAGTCACCGCCGTCGGGACGAACGCGACGAACGAGAGGGCGAACGTGGCAGGTGAGAGAGTCCCGCCGACGCTCACGGCAACGAGTCCACCGAAAGCGTAGACGAGAGCCATCAGCGCTACCTGTTCAGGCCGGCTCGCGTCGAACAGAGCGCGAACGATTGTCAGCGGGTCAGTGCGTATCACAGTGAAGAAAATCAGCTTCGGGAAGAAAAGCGTCGCGTGAGTCAGTCTAGAGTCCGAGTTAGTAACTACGGACTTTCGGTTCGTACGTCTTGTTTTCGCCTTCGAGGACGACCGGCCGGTACCACAGTTCCGGTTCGCCGTCGTTCCACGACAGCAGCGTGTGCTTGAGCCACTTGTCGTCCTTGCGCTCTTGGTGTTCTTTCCGCCAGTGTGCGCCGCGGAACTCGTCGCGGGCCAACGCGCCGAGCGTGATCGCTTCCGCGGTGTCGAGGATGTTCCGCGTCTCGATGGTGTGGATGAGGTCGGTGTTGAACGTGCGCGATTTGTCTGCGACGTACACGTCCTCGTACTTCTCGCGCGCCTTGCGGATGTCCCGAAGCGCCTCCTTCAGTCCATCCTTCTCGCGGAACACGTTCACGTGCTGGGTCATCGTCTGCTGGACCTCAGCGCGAATCTCGGCGTGCTGGACACCGTCGTCCTTCTCTAGCAGCGACTCGACGCGCTCGCGTTCGGCATCGAGGGCGCGCTGGACGTACTCCTCACCTGAGAGCGACCCTGCGGCGGCCCCTCCATCGGCAACCACATCTTCGCCGGAGGAGACTGCGCCGGGTTCGACGGGCGTCTCGACTTCGCCGACTTCCCATTCGCCGCGCTGACCCGTCTCGATCTTCGCTTCGCCGAGGTCACGGCCCGCGGCGTGGTGACCGGCACGCTTGCCGAACACGATGAGTTCCGGCAGGGCGTTGCCGCCGAGGCGGTTCGATCCGTGGACGGAGGCGCAAGCGCACTCACCGGCCGCGTAGAGGCCGGAGATACACGTCTCTCCGTTCTCGTCGGTCTCGATGCCGCCCATCGCGTAGTGCTGACCGGGCTTGACGGGCATCGGTTCTTCGAGCGGATCGACACCCTCGAAGTCTTCCGAGAGGTGGACGATGTTCTCCAGTCGGTCGATGATACGCTCTTCACCCAGATGGCGCATGTCGAGGTGGACGTACTCGTCCTCGATACCGCGACCCTCGTTCACCTCGGTGAGTTCTGCGCGCGAGACCACGTCGCGGGAGGCGAGTTCGCCATCGTTGTTTGCGTAGCCGTACTCGAACATGAAGCGCTCTCCGTCCTCGTTGTAGAGGATACCACCCTCCCCGCGGACACCCTCGGTGATGAGGACACCCGTCGAGGGGAGCGTCGTCGGGTGGAACTGGATGAACTCCATGTCTTCCATCGGAACGCCCGCGCGGTAGGCCATCGCAGGGCCGTCGCCGGTGTTGGCGACGGCGTTGGTCGTGTGGTCGAACACCTGACCGGGACCGCCGGTTGCGAGGATGACGCCGTTACGCGCGTGGAACGCCGAAATTTCACCGGATTTGATGTCGTAGGCGACGACGCCGTGACAGGTCCGGTCTTCGGGGTCCTCCTCGTCGGAGACGGCAAGACGCGTGACGTACCACTCGTCGTACACCTCGATGCCGCGTTTGACCAACTGCTCGTACATCGTGTGCAGGAGTTGGTGGCCCGTCTCCGCACCGGCGTACGTCGTTCGGGGGAACGACATGCCACCGAACGGACGCTGGCTCACTCGCCCGTCGTCGTCACGGGAGAACGCAAGTCCCCAGTGTTCCAGTTGGATGACTTCTTCGGGGCTGTCCTGACAGAGTGTCTCGATAGCCGGGGCGTCGCCGAGATAGTCCGACCCCTTCATCGTGTCGTAGGCGTGTTGCTCCCACGAGTCGCCCTCGCGGAGGGCGGCGTTGATGCCACCCTCGGCCGCGCCCGTGTGACTGCGGACGGGGTGGAGCTTCGAGACGATAGCAACGTCTGCTCCTTCTTCTTGTGCCGCGATTGCCGCGCGGAGACCCGCGCCGCCCGCGCCGACAACGATAACGTCGTGTTCGTGCATTGTGTGAATTATTGTCGTGGGTTAGGACTGGCTGAACTTGAGGATTGCCCGTTCACCAGAACTTGAGGTTGTTCTTGACCGCTTCGCGCTTCAGCTCCTGAATGTGTTCCGTGAGGGGGATATCCTTCGGACACACTTCGGTGCAGGAGAACTGCGTCTGACAGCGCCAAACGCCGTGTTCCTGTTCGAGAATCTCCATCCGGTGTTGCTTCATGTCCTCGCCCTCGCGTTCGTCCATCGTAAAGCGGTAGGCCTTGTTGATGGCCGCCGGGCCGAGGTACTTGTTGTCGCCCGCGGCGATGTTGCACGAGGACATGCAGGCACCGCACCAGATGCACCGCGTGGACATCTTGATCTTCTCGCGGTTTTCACGCGTCTGCCGCTGCTCTTCGAGTTCGCCGTCCGGCAGGTCGTTCGTCTGGAAGTACGGTTCGACCGACTCCATCTGGTCGTAGAAGTGCTCCATGTCCACGACGAGGTCTTTGACGACCTCCTGGTGGGGGAGCGGTTCGATGCGGACGGGTTCTTCGAGGTCCGACAGTTGCGTCTTGCAACCGAGTCGCTGCGAGCCGTTGACGAACAGCGCGTCGGAGCCACAGATGGCCTGCCGACAGGAATGTCGGAACGTCAGGCTGGAGTCGTAGTGGTCGCGCGCGTACATCAGCGCGTCGAGGACGGTCATCCCCTTGTGGTAGGGGACGTGGAAATCGTCGAACCGCGGTTCCTGTTTGCCCGCGACTTCGGGGTCGTAGCGGAACACCTTGAGGAGGTACGTATCCTCGCCGGCCGCGGCCGATTCGGCCTCTTCGGCCTGTCGCTCGCGCTCCTCGGCTTTCTGCCGTTTCTTCTCCATG
It contains:
- a CDS encoding DUF7345 domain-containing protein — protein: MSRLEPRTLCVITVIIFATVLGAATPATAQSTQAVAGTQLAPDDVSLRIDIQENGSAIWEVEYRVLLDGDENATAAFESVRQDIENNESQFTGEFHDRMDATAQTAENATGREMDVRNVSVSVSRQGLPQEYGVVTYRFVWTNFAEIDGDSIRAGDALAGLFLDEETSLLMTWPEGYAAQDATPSPDDERSRTVVWNGPLDFGPGEPSIILSPQTGTETGDSSNTGGVGDGTTASGDSDNSSTWFVGAGLLLVVVAVGGGWVFYRRGGGTAIKTGPSDDGRDGAGAAASSPQSSDARSESAEMADTSESDETKTTDEDGSTGGTDGTAADDTEATPAPADDTPPWEDELLSNEERVLALIEHEGGRLKQQEVAGTLDWTDAKTSQVVRKMRDEGDLDAFRLGRENVLVLPDENDDEGDLV
- a CDS encoding DUF7563 family protein, which gives rise to MPECQNCGSFVTTAYARVFAPDGMDHPRVCPSCEDMVRDGAEVRQARSPRNT
- a CDS encoding prenyltransferase encodes the protein MIRTDPLTIVRALFDASRPEQVALMALVYAFGGLVAVSVGGTLSPATFALSFVAFVPTAVTVHYANEYDDYETDSRANRTPFSGGSGALVRTGLPPLFLRRAMLLSSIVGVLAAVVALGAHVLPLSAFLILLTIGIVGVQYSLPPLELVWNGYGEATNTILGGVLLPAYGFTVVTESVPVTATLVFVPFAVLVFANLLTTHWADRKPDASVGKETLAVRWDSHRLRRAYWLSVFAAYATLVLLGVGGIVPWVVVGAGLFAVPLSVWGGVRYTRVRSPFPAVAAMVVFVAAQTVVWLWLSLART
- a CDS encoding FAD-binding protein gives rise to the protein MHEHDVIVVGAGGAGLRAAIAAQEEGADVAIVSKLHPVRSHTGAAEGGINAALREGDSWEQHAYDTMKGSDYLGDAPAIETLCQDSPEEVIQLEHWGLAFSRDDDGRVSQRPFGGMSFPRTTYAGAETGHQLLHTMYEQLVKRGIEVYDEWYVTRLAVSDEEDPEDRTCHGVVAYDIKSGEISAFHARNGVILATGGPGQVFDHTTNAVANTGDGPAMAYRAGVPMEDMEFIQFHPTTLPSTGVLITEGVRGEGGILYNEDGERFMFEYGYANNDGELASRDVVSRAELTEVNEGRGIEDEYVHLDMRHLGEERIIDRLENIVHLSEDFEGVDPLEEPMPVKPGQHYAMGGIETDENGETCISGLYAAGECACASVHGSNRLGGNALPELIVFGKRAGHHAAGRDLGEAKIETGQRGEWEVGEVETPVEPGAVSSGEDVVADGGAAAGSLSGEEYVQRALDAERERVESLLEKDDGVQHAEIRAEVQQTMTQHVNVFREKDGLKEALRDIRKAREKYEDVYVADKSRTFNTDLIHTIETRNILDTAEAITLGALARDEFRGAHWRKEHQERKDDKWLKHTLLSWNDGEPELWYRPVVLEGENKTYEPKVRSY
- a CDS encoding succinate dehydrogenase/fumarate reductase iron-sulfur subunit; the encoded protein is MSTQVPEQVEDESSADTETSAAQQARMEKKRQKAEERERQAEEAESAAAGEDTYLLKVFRYDPEVAGKQEPRFDDFHVPYHKGMTVLDALMYARDHYDSSLTFRHSCRQAICGSDALFVNGSQRLGCKTQLSDLEEPVRIEPLPHQEVVKDLVVDMEHFYDQMESVEPYFQTNDLPDGELEEQRQTRENREKIKMSTRCIWCGACMSSCNIAAGDNKYLGPAAINKAYRFTMDEREGEDMKQHRMEILEQEHGVWRCQTQFSCTEVCPKDIPLTEHIQELKREAVKNNLKFW